The following are encoded together in the Bacillus sp. V2I10 genome:
- the guaA gene encoding glutamine-hydrolyzing GMP synthase, which produces MQDEMVVVLDFGSQYNQLITRRIRELGVYSELHPHTLTAEEIKKMNPKGIILSGGPNSVYGEQAFRCDEKIFDLGIPVLGICYGMQLMTHYLGGKVEAANHREYGKATLNVQTETALFADLPKQQIVWMSHGDLVADIPSGFIVDATSPACPFAAISNEERRFYGVQFHPEVRHSEFGNDMLKNFVFGVCGCSEEWSMENFIEMELQKIREQVGEKQVLCALSGGVDSSVVAVLIHKAIGDQLTCIFVDHGLLRKDEAEGVMKTFSEGFNMNVIKVDAKERFMDKLRGVSDPEQKRKIIGNEFIYVFDDEATKLKGIEFLAQGTLYTDIIESGTATAQTIKSHHNVGGLPEDMQFKLIEPLNTLFKDEVRALGSELGIPDEIVWRQPFPGPGLGIRVLGAISEEKLEIVRESDAILREEIAKAGLERDIWQYFTVLPDIRSVGVMGDARTYDYTIGIRAVTSIDGMTSDWARIPWEVLELISTRIVNEVKHINRVVYDITSKPPATIEWE; this is translated from the coding sequence ATGCAAGATGAAATGGTTGTAGTGTTGGATTTTGGAAGTCAATATAATCAATTAATCACCCGCAGGATTCGTGAGCTTGGTGTATACAGTGAGCTTCATCCGCATACACTTACGGCTGAAGAAATCAAGAAGATGAATCCTAAAGGAATCATCCTATCTGGAGGACCGAACAGTGTGTACGGCGAACAGGCTTTCCGCTGTGACGAAAAAATCTTCGACCTTGGCATCCCTGTCCTCGGTATCTGCTACGGCATGCAATTGATGACTCATTACTTGGGCGGAAAAGTAGAAGCTGCCAACCATCGTGAATATGGAAAAGCGACTTTGAACGTTCAAACAGAAACAGCATTGTTTGCTGATCTGCCAAAACAGCAGATCGTGTGGATGAGTCATGGTGATTTAGTGGCTGATATTCCTAGCGGCTTTATTGTCGATGCGACAAGCCCTGCATGCCCTTTTGCAGCGATCAGCAATGAAGAGCGCCGTTTTTATGGGGTACAGTTCCATCCGGAAGTACGTCATTCTGAGTTCGGGAATGATATGCTGAAAAACTTTGTATTTGGAGTTTGCGGCTGTTCAGAAGAATGGTCAATGGAAAACTTTATTGAAATGGAACTTCAGAAAATCCGTGAGCAGGTCGGCGAAAAGCAAGTTCTTTGTGCATTAAGCGGAGGAGTTGATTCTTCTGTAGTAGCGGTCCTGATTCATAAAGCCATTGGAGATCAGCTGACATGTATCTTTGTTGATCACGGTCTTCTTCGTAAAGACGAAGCAGAGGGCGTTATGAAAACATTCAGTGAGGGCTTCAACATGAATGTCATTAAAGTTGATGCAAAAGAACGTTTCATGGATAAACTGCGCGGGGTCTCTGATCCTGAGCAAAAACGCAAAATCATCGGCAATGAATTCATTTACGTATTTGATGACGAGGCTACAAAACTTAAAGGCATCGAGTTCCTTGCTCAAGGAACTCTTTATACTGATATTATTGAGAGCGGCACGGCAACAGCTCAAACGATTAAATCACATCACAATGTAGGGGGACTTCCAGAGGACATGCAGTTTAAACTGATTGAGCCTTTGAATACCCTATTTAAGGATGAAGTGCGTGCATTGGGGTCTGAGCTCGGAATCCCTGATGAAATCGTTTGGCGCCAGCCTTTCCCTGGACCGGGACTTGGAATCCGTGTATTGGGAGCAATTTCTGAAGAAAAGCTTGAAATCGTTCGTGAATCTGATGCGATTTTACGTGAGGAAATTGCTAAAGCAGGACTTGAAAGAGATATCTGGCAATACTTTACAGTTCTTCCTGACATCCGCAGTGTAGGTGTTATGGGTGATGCAAGAACATATGATTATACAATTGGAATCCGTGCGGTTACTTCGATCGATGGGATGACATCTGACTGGGCGCGCATTCCATGGGAAGTGCTTGAGCTCATCTCTACCCGCATTGTTAATGAAGTAAAACATATCAATCGCGTTGTTTATGACATCACGAGCAAGCCGCCAGCAACCATTGAATGGGAATAG